In a genomic window of Diadema setosum chromosome 3, eeDiaSeto1, whole genome shotgun sequence:
- the LOC140226403 gene encoding proton-coupled folate transporter-like, which translates to MNSIKHNKCSAPNENSSDQCFADWASASWSANHGKRARNNGTRENKAVLTSEAANVTIASQISGRERARKRYVTVEVIVFMVSVAFGTLSAVKTQYIRQRISDSYNHTVVNLTGGDLCSSNGTGEVEEKIQEETAQWLAAISSAAAVPEVFSTLLIGTLSEQYGRRLAILLPIVGNLFVSIALLLVVYLELPIVVLLVLSFFTGFTGSLSLFIAGCQSYVTDITNEKQRMVRIVVIDILIFFGNSAIQICLGYMIQNVGFAGTLWVPFAVLLVACVNAGVPALLIETINVDTRTKPARAHLRKAWRDIVHLFAVNTDNRRYVLITFFTVLFFDGMVVQGSVTIPVLYGQGPPFCWKSVIIGFYITWSLIIPGIGALAGAAIIKRCKLTYLWIIQISFISELLDVMVLAFTFLIPTTSLIFTSTVFGVFKLLGLPVIRTTLSTIVDERECGALFASLGVLDVLQIFLTPVVFNALYSATLRFLSTTVFFVMAAFLIVPIMLTGVMQCKGLGIKQDDGPLILKDSDSEERPLLQ; encoded by the exons ATGAACTCAATAAAGCATAACAAGTGCAGCGCCCCAAACGAGAATTCAAGTGACCAATGCTTCGCGGACTGGGCATCTGCCTCGTGGAGTGCCAACCACGGTAAGCGCGCTCGTAACAACGGTACCCGCGAAAATAAGGCAGTTCTTACTTCTGAAGCTGCCAATGTCACTATAGCAAGCCAGATCTCTGGTCGAGAGCGTGCGCGCAAGCGCTACGTAACTGTGGAAGTCATCGTCTTTATGGTGTCTGTTGCATTCGGGACCCTCTCCGCTGTCAAGACCCAGTACATTCGGCAGAGAATCAGCGACTCTTATAATCACACAGTGGTGAACCTGACAGGCGGTGACCTCTGCAGTAGCAACGGGACCGGGGAGGTCGAGGAAAAGATCCAGGAGGAAACGGCGCAGTGGTTGGCGGCAATCTCCTCCGCTGCTGCCGTTCCAGAAGTGTTTTCGACACTTCTTATCGGAACGCTGAGCGAGCAGTACGGCAGACGTCTTGCCATCCTGCTTCCTATTGTAGGCAATCTTTTTGTTTCCATCGCCTTGCTGCTGGTTGTGTATCTGGAACTACCGATTGTCGTGTTGTTGGTACTGAGTTTTTTCACTGGCTTCACGGGAAGCCTCTCGCTCTTCATAGCCGGCTGCCAAAGCTATGTGACAGACATCACGAACGAGAAGCAGCGAATGGTGCGGATTGTCGTCATAGATATCCTGATCTTTTTTGGGAATAGTGCCATACAAATCTGCTTAGGTTACATGATACAAAATGTAGGCTTCGCCGGGACGCTGTGGGTGCCTTTCGCCGTGCTATTGGTGGCGTGCGTCAACGCGGGCGTGCCCGCTCTTCTGATCGAAACCATCAACGTTGACACGCGGACAAAACCCGCGCGTGCGCACCTGAGGAAGGCGTGGAGGGATATTGTACACCTTTTTGCCGTGAACACAG ATAATCGGCGGTATGTTCTCATCACTTTCTTCACGGTCCTCTTCTTCGACGGAATGGTAGTCCAAGGTAGTGTGACGATACCTGTCCTCTACGGCCAGGGCCCGCCTTTCTGCTGGAAGTCAGTTATCATCGGCTTCTATATCACGTGGTCTCTCATCATCCCTGGGATCG GCGCCCTGGCTGGGGCAGCGATTATCAAGCGCTGCAAGCTGACCTACCTGTGGATAATACAGATCTCTTTCATCAGTGAGCTCCTCGATGTTATGGTCCTTGCATTTACTTTCCTCATTCCAACCACGTCTCTTATTTTCACAA GTACTGTTTTCGGAGTCTTCAAACTTCTCGGCTTGCCGGTGATACGTACAACACTTTCAACAATCGTAGATGAGAGAGAATGCG GCGCCCTCTTTGCAAGCTTAGGAGTACTGGATGTGTTGCAAATATTCCTGACGCCGGTGGTGTTTAACGCACTCTACAGCGCCACCTTGCGTTTTCTTTCTACAACCGTCTTTTTCGTCATGGCTGCCTTCCTGATTGTACCAATTATGCTCACTGG TGTCATGCAGTGCAAGGGACTTGGGATAAAGCAAGACGACGGGCCTCTCATATTAAAGGATTCTGATTCTGAAGAGCGCCCCCTTCTTCAGTAA